In the Aliarcobacter cryaerophilus genome, one interval contains:
- a CDS encoding ribonuclease H family protein, translating to MKIDKEFLKKIYYNGDLNKKQLDILNIDFSSEKNYENKILGKEISKNDLNLLMLLRGINDLKSQEQIVSNYHLVLEHNNIKANVYKNEDNNIPTSNNILKIYCDGACSGNPGNAGSGIAIYFDDKNPVLLYGDFIESGTNNIAELNALYKALQIADESKINSTISIFTDSKYAIDCISIWAYSWKKNGWSKKGGEIKNLPLIIKSHELFEKLKSKINLEYVKGHSGVEGNELADKMAINAIKQKSIEYKSFKYQNIEEVLKIK from the coding sequence ATGAAAATAGACAAAGAATTTTTAAAAAAAATTTATTACAATGGTGATTTAAATAAAAAACAGCTTGATATATTAAATATAGATTTTAGCTCTGAAAAAAATTATGAAAATAAAATTTTAGGAAAAGAAATCTCTAAAAATGATCTAAATTTATTAATGCTTTTAAGAGGCATTAATGATTTAAAATCTCAAGAGCAAATAGTTTCAAACTACCATTTAGTATTAGAGCACAACAATATAAAAGCAAATGTATATAAAAATGAAGATAACAATATCCCAACATCAAATAATATTTTAAAAATATATTGTGATGGAGCTTGTAGCGGAAATCCTGGAAATGCTGGAAGTGGAATAGCCATTTATTTTGATGACAAAAATCCAGTTTTATTATATGGTGATTTTATTGAGAGCGGAACAAACAATATTGCTGAATTAAATGCTTTATACAAAGCTTTACAAATAGCAGATGAGTCAAAAATTAATAGTACTATATCTATTTTTACAGACTCAAAATATGCAATAGATTGTATATCAATATGGGCATATTCATGGAAAAAAAATGGCTGGAGTAAAAAAGGTGGAGAGATAAAAAATCTTCCTTTGATAATAAAATCTCATGAGCTTTTTGAAAAGTTAAAATCAAAAATAAACTTAGAGTATGTAAAAGGTCATAGTGGAGTTGAAGGAAATGAACTAGCAGATAAAATGGCAATAAATGCAATAAAACAAAAATCTATTGAGTATAAAAGCTTTAAATACCAGAATATAGAGGAAGTTTTAAAAATAAAATAG
- a CDS encoding aldolase catalytic domain-containing protein → MLEKKGTILSVREDLKVFDCTIRDGGLVNNFYFSDEFVRAHYEMCVASGVDYMEIGKNVSPTLMSEDEYGPWNFCKEEDIRRIIGENKTDLKIAVMSDIGRSLKEELRPKNESVVDMIRIATYIHQIPAAIELIEDAHAKGYETTVNIMAISKVSEKELDEVLEALSKTNVDVIYIADSFGSFYPEQIRDLAGKYLGFAEKSGKKVGIHAHNNLQLAYANTLEAMIYGASFLDVTVSGLGRGAGNCPLELLLGFLKNPKYKQMPVLEFIENYIVDLEKKLDWGYSIPYMITGQLNEHPRAAMKARDEGDTKYREFFKNISFME, encoded by the coding sequence ATGCTAGAGAAAAAAGGAACTATACTTTCAGTTAGAGAAGATTTAAAAGTTTTTGATTGTACTATTAGAGATGGTGGACTTGTAAACAACTTCTATTTTAGTGATGAGTTTGTAAGAGCTCACTATGAAATGTGTGTTGCTAGTGGTGTTGATTATATGGAAATAGGAAAAAATGTATCTCCAACTTTGATGAGTGAAGATGAGTATGGACCTTGGAATTTCTGTAAAGAAGAAGATATAAGAAGAATTATTGGAGAAAACAAAACAGATCTAAAAATAGCTGTTATGAGTGATATTGGTAGAAGTTTAAAAGAGGAGCTTAGACCAAAAAATGAGAGTGTTGTTGATATGATTAGAATCGCAACATATATTCACCAAATCCCAGCAGCAATTGAACTAATAGAAGATGCACATGCAAAAGGTTACGAAACAACTGTAAATATAATGGCAATTTCAAAAGTATCAGAAAAAGAATTAGATGAAGTTTTAGAAGCTTTAAGTAAAACAAATGTTGATGTGATTTATATAGCTGATAGTTTTGGATCATTTTATCCAGAACAAATAAGAGATTTAGCTGGAAAATACCTAGGTTTTGCAGAAAAATCAGGTAAAAAAGTTGGAATTCATGCACACAATAATCTTCAACTTGCATATGCAAACACTTTAGAAGCTATGATTTATGGAGCTAGCTTTTTAGATGTTACAGTTTCAGGACTTGGAAGGGGAGCTGGAAATTGTCCGCTAGAGCTTCTTTTAGGGTTCTTAAAAAATCCAAAATATAAACAGATGCCTGTTTTAGAGTTTATAGAAAATTATATTGTTGATTTAGAGAAAAAACTTGACTGGGGATATAGTATTCCTTATATGATAACAGGTCAATTAAATGAACACCCAAGAGCTGCTATGAAAGCAAGAGATGAAGGTGATACAAAATATAGAGAGTTTTTTAAAAATATCTCTTTTATGGAGTAG
- a CDS encoding flagellar hook-length control protein FliK, whose translation MLISNGSALNILLANNNRVLNDALKEADNKTLNNLLKQDSSNSSSSTNTAASSILKEVLNSIKDGTKSNSSLENILKNSTAFKDLGNLSSNLSSLLESIKDDESLQKFKPLLENFLKNIKDVTPDNLKEQIKNSGIFLENKLSSNPNAKLENLLQNISNLLKTIDTPEAKNSSQIIDNILKNIPKDGSLKGSELLNNLKTLVSSLQNLSSSLNSNQTQTLNNLANELKHFIQNGSMIESKTENLVQKTLTQTQTSEDENINSANNNIKSLINNQVKELLNQIKQDLTQNQNIIQNKNILTLIDKLISLPDIFSKSEAILNSVQNSNISNFSNNFATNLNPLLTALKESLQAINPKNIEIQNQINSLIKKVENIIQEYTNNQLDNQKDNQKLDNDFKSILLKMQDEVAQKTDIKSQDSLKTINNLLTQIDMQQLTSLVSNSNFVYIPFFWEMLEDGTVEIKQKEEDKFFCQIKLTLKDFGKIDLMLSMYDENKLDMTIYAQREHFKVTLRDNLQKLKLALNEANIIPMHIKLLDMKEESENKEQKPTNVYQNNYNNDFITSSRIDIKA comes from the coding sequence ATGCTAATTTCAAATGGATCAGCACTAAATATACTATTAGCAAACAATAATAGAGTTTTAAATGATGCTTTAAAAGAGGCAGATAATAAAACTCTAAATAATCTTTTAAAACAAGATAGTTCAAACTCTTCAAGCTCTACAAATACAGCTGCTAGTTCTATTTTAAAAGAGGTTTTAAACTCAATTAAAGATGGAACAAAATCAAATAGCTCTTTGGAAAATATCTTAAAAAACTCAACTGCTTTTAAAGATTTAGGAAATCTATCTTCAAATTTATCATCTTTATTAGAAAGTATTAAAGATGATGAATCTTTACAAAAATTTAAACCACTTTTAGAAAATTTTTTAAAAAATATAAAAGATGTAACTCCTGATAATTTAAAAGAACAGATAAAAAATAGTGGTATTTTCCTAGAAAATAAGTTATCTTCAAATCCAAATGCAAAACTAGAAAATCTTTTGCAAAATATCTCAAATCTTTTAAAAACTATAGATACGCCTGAGGCAAAAAATAGCAGTCAAATAATTGATAACATTTTAAAAAATATACCAAAAGATGGCTCTTTAAAAGGTAGTGAGTTACTAAATAATCTTAAAACATTAGTAAGTTCTTTACAAAATCTAAGTAGCTCTTTAAATTCTAATCAAACACAAACTTTAAATAATCTTGCAAATGAATTAAAACATTTCATACAAAATGGGTCAATGATAGAATCAAAAACTGAAAATTTAGTTCAAAAAACATTAACGCAAACACAAACTTCTGAAGATGAAAATATAAATAGTGCCAATAATAATATTAAATCATTAATCAATAATCAAGTAAAAGAGCTTTTAAATCAAATAAAACAAGATTTAACACAAAATCAAAATATAATACAAAATAAAAATATTTTAACTTTGATTGATAAATTAATTTCACTACCAGACATATTTTCAAAAAGTGAAGCTATTTTAAATAGTGTACAAAACAGTAATATCTCAAATTTTTCAAATAATTTTGCTACAAATTTAAACCCACTTTTAACTGCATTAAAAGAGAGCTTACAAGCTATTAATCCAAAAAATATAGAGATACAAAATCAGATAAACTCTTTGATAAAAAAAGTAGAAAATATTATTCAAGAATATACAAATAATCAGTTAGACAATCAAAAAGATAATCAAAAGCTTGATAATGATTTCAAATCAATCCTTCTTAAAATGCAAGATGAAGTTGCACAAAAAACAGATATAAAGTCTCAAGATAGCTTAAAAACGATAAACAATCTTTTAACTCAAATTGATATGCAACAACTAACTTCACTTGTTTCAAACTCTAATTTTGTATATATTCCATTTTTTTGGGAGATGCTAGAAGATGGTACAGTTGAGATTAAACAAAAAGAGGAAGATAAGTTTTTTTGCCAAATTAAACTTACTCTAAAAGATTTTGGAAAAATTGATTTAATGCTTTCAATGTATGATGAAAATAAACTTGATATGACTATTTATGCGCAAAGAGAGCATTTTAAAGTTACACTAAGAGACAATTTGCAAAAATTAAAATTAGCTCTAAATGAAGCAAATATTATACCTATGCATATAAAACTTCTTGATATGAAAGAAGAGAGTGAAAATAAAGAGCAAAAACCAACAAATGTTTATCAAAATAATTATAACAACGATTTTATAACTAGCTCACGAATTGATATAAAGGCATAA
- a CDS encoding EscU/YscU/HrcU family type III secretion system export apparatus switch protein — MQEDNQKVQKAIALQYDKNTNNAPKITAKGKGETANNIIKIAKDNKIPIKKDEDLVELLSKIDIDKEIPTSMYKAVAEIFAFIYELSNKR; from the coding sequence ATGCAAGAAGATAATCAAAAAGTACAAAAAGCAATAGCTTTACAATATGATAAAAATACAAATAATGCTCCTAAAATAACCGCAAAAGGAAAAGGTGAAACAGCAAATAACATAATAAAAATTGCAAAAGATAACAAAATTCCTATAAAAAAAGATGAGGATTTGGTTGAATTATTATCTAAAATAGATATAGATAAGGAGATACCAACTTCGATGTACAAAGCTGTTGCAGAAATTTTTGCATTTATTTATGAATTATCAAACAAAAGGTAA
- a CDS encoding N-acetyltransferase, whose amino-acid sequence MEIRFYKPTVLDIPKMQELVRPEVEKGIILLRTEDEMATTIRSYIVVEVDGKMAGFTATHIHSARMAEVRSLIVNEEFRGLGLGKKLVEKCVEEAKFYGIKQVLSLTYEKDFFNSCGFREIPKEDIPEQKIWADCIKCKLFPICNEIAMVKDIEF is encoded by the coding sequence TTGGAAATTAGATTTTATAAGCCAACAGTTCTTGATATTCCAAAAATGCAAGAGCTAGTTCGTCCAGAAGTTGAAAAGGGGATAATTCTTTTAAGAACAGAAGATGAAATGGCTACAACTATTAGATCATATATTGTTGTTGAAGTAGATGGTAAAATGGCTGGTTTTACAGCTACACATATTCACTCTGCAAGAATGGCAGAAGTTAGAAGTTTGATAGTAAATGAAGAGTTTAGAGGTTTAGGCTTAGGCAAAAAACTTGTAGAAAAGTGTGTTGAAGAGGCAAAATTTTATGGAATAAAACAGGTTTTATCTCTTACTTATGAAAAAGATTTTTTTAATTCATGTGGATTTAGAGAGATTCCAAAAGAAGATATACCTGAGCAAAAAATTTGGGCTGATTGTATTAAGTGTAAACTATTCCCAATTTGTAATGAAATAGCAATGGTAAAGGATATAGAGTTTTAA
- the yihA gene encoding ribosome biogenesis GTP-binding protein YihA/YsxC yields MNLIDAKFLQSAQSIEDSPPPSVAEVAFLGRSNVGKSSVLNSLTKHKGLAKSSSTPGKTQLINYFEIKFKTQDIENPYVYARFVDLPGFGYAKVAKTLKAAWNRNLTGYLEQRPNLQIFVHLIDARHSDLEIDKNVDEFVKHIKRGDQIIINAFTKIDKLNSAELNKLKRDFPDGIFVSNLKKKGIIDLQNKITEHLFGN; encoded by the coding sequence ATGAACTTAATAGATGCAAAATTTTTACAATCGGCTCAAAGTATTGAAGATTCACCACCACCATCAGTAGCAGAAGTTGCTTTTTTAGGAAGATCAAATGTTGGAAAATCTTCGGTTTTAAACTCTTTAACAAAGCATAAGGGTTTGGCTAAATCATCTTCAACTCCTGGTAAAACTCAACTTATAAACTATTTTGAGATTAAATTTAAAACTCAAGATATTGAAAATCCTTATGTCTATGCAAGATTTGTTGACTTACCTGGTTTTGGATATGCTAAAGTTGCTAAAACATTAAAAGCAGCTTGGAATAGAAATCTTACTGGATATTTAGAACAAAGACCAAATCTTCAAATATTTGTTCATTTAATAGATGCTAGACATAGTGATTTGGAGATTGATAAAAATGTTGATGAATTTGTAAAACATATAAAAAGAGGTGATCAAATAATTATAAATGCTTTTACAAAAATAGATAAATTAAATAGTGCTGAGCTAAATAAGTTAAAAAGAGATTTTCCAGATGGAATTTTTGTTTCAAACTTAAAGAAAAAAGGTATAATTGACCTTCAAAATAAAATTACGGAGCATCTGTTTGGAAATTAG
- a CDS encoding LptA/OstA family protein, with amino-acid sequence MIKNSIKVLVGLFFCSSLLFAQSETLVIDALDFKADDNKGISTFTGNVKIRMAEDKLNAQKVDVFFETDKNTKNKVATKYEATGDADFEVISKDKHYVGKGDKIIYVPLKEEYLIIGNGYVHEKNDDRKIYGDNIYINQLTGEAKVKGTENKPVKFIINIERGEKK; translated from the coding sequence ATGATAAAAAATAGTATAAAAGTTTTAGTTGGTTTGTTTTTTTGTTCTTCACTTTTGTTTGCACAAAGTGAAACATTAGTAATAGATGCTTTAGATTTCAAAGCAGATGATAACAAAGGAATTTCTACTTTTACAGGAAATGTAAAAATAAGAATGGCAGAAGATAAGTTAAATGCACAAAAAGTTGATGTATTTTTTGAAACAGATAAAAATACAAAAAATAAGGTAGCAACTAAATATGAGGCTACTGGCGATGCTGACTTCGAGGTTATTTCAAAAGATAAACACTATGTTGGAAAAGGTGATAAAATTATTTATGTACCTTTAAAAGAGGAGTATTTAATTATTGGAAATGGATATGTTCATGAGAAAAATGATGATAGAAAAATTTATGGAGACAATATTTATATAAATCAGCTAACAGGTGAAGCAAAAGTTAAAGGAACTGAAAATAAACCTGTAAAGTTTATTATAAATATTGAACGAGGCGAAAAAAAATAG
- a CDS encoding KdsC family phosphatase, whose translation MIELLVFDVDGTLTNGDITYSSGLEEFKTFNVNDGFAIVFWTKHLGKKAAIITGRESKIVEYRANELKIEYLYQNVKDKLEVLDEILKKENLNYNQVAAIGDDLNDLKMLKKAGLSFAPQNANELVKNSVNIVCKKSGGSGAAREMIEYILKEDGLEEEFLNLWL comes from the coding sequence ATGATAGAACTTTTAGTTTTTGATGTTGATGGAACTTTAACAAATGGTGATATTACTTATTCAAGTGGCCTTGAAGAGTTTAAAACATTTAATGTAAATGATGGTTTTGCAATAGTTTTTTGGACAAAACATTTAGGAAAAAAAGCTGCAATTATCACAGGACGAGAGTCAAAGATTGTTGAATATAGAGCAAATGAGTTAAAAATAGAGTATCTATACCAAAATGTAAAAGATAAATTAGAAGTTCTTGATGAGATATTAAAAAAAGAGAATTTGAACTACAATCAAGTTGCTGCTATTGGTGATGATTTAAATGATTTAAAGATGTTAAAAAAAGCTGGTTTATCTTTTGCTCCACAAAATGCAAATGAACTTGTAAAAAATAGTGTAAATATAGTTTGTAAAAAAAGTGGTGGAAGTGGAGCAGCAAGAGAGATGATAGAGTATATTTTAAAAGAGGATGGGCTTGAAGAGGAGTTTTTAAACTTATGGCTTTAA
- the hisB gene encoding imidazoleglycerol-phosphate dehydratase HisB has protein sequence MVEIKRDTKETQIKCSLTLDGCGKFSINTGVGFFDHMLEALSKHSGIDINLECKGDLHIDSHHTVEDCGIVLGQALKKAIFPIQAVERYGNATVVMDEAATTCALDLSNRPFLVYEVNISGKVGEFDVELVEEFFHALSGNAGITLHLISERGRNKHHIIEATFKAFAVALRRALVKNEKLGIPSTKGVL, from the coding sequence ATGGTAGAGATAAAAAGAGATACAAAAGAGACACAAATAAAGTGTAGTTTAACTTTAGATGGTTGTGGAAAATTTTCTATAAATACAGGTGTTGGTTTTTTTGACCATATGCTTGAAGCTTTAAGTAAACATAGTGGGATTGATATAAATTTAGAGTGTAAAGGTGATTTACATATTGATTCTCACCATACAGTTGAAGATTGTGGAATAGTTTTAGGACAAGCTTTGAAAAAAGCAATTTTCCCTATACAAGCAGTTGAGAGATATGGAAATGCAACAGTTGTTATGGATGAAGCAGCAACTACATGTGCTTTGGATTTATCAAATAGACCTTTTTTGGTTTATGAAGTAAATATAAGTGGAAAAGTTGGAGAGTTTGATGTTGAATTAGTAGAGGAGTTTTTCCATGCTTTAAGTGGAAATGCTGGAATTACTCTTCATTTAATATCTGAAAGAGGAAGAAATAAACACCATATTATTGAAGCAACATTTAAAGCTTTTGCAGTTGCATTAAGACGAGCTTTAGTAAAAAATGAAAAACTTGGAATACCTAGCACAAAAGGTGTTTTATGA
- a CDS encoding septal ring lytic transglycosylase RlpA family protein — protein sequence MRLSNRIYSVAFLIFCSSFLFTGCSTKQTYDYSSYRKDTGDKSINNSEAMHRATMRPYNVFGIRYYPFVANVGDQFDGIASWYGPDFHAKKTSNGEIYNMYAMTAAHKTLPMNTVVRVDNLDNGRSTIVRINDRGPFVAGRIIDLSNKAAHEIDMVRKGTARVKVTVLGYNGLIDDKNAPSVNSIEQKPEVEKIEVIEDDVVATNINTNIGMVSAPITTSKSSSKESSKSSSGGKFSIQVGAFSLQAGALKTVDEYKAKFPSKKIEYVENGGIYRVYIRGFSSYDDGQNFKAKNSLTNAIVVQ from the coding sequence TTGAGATTATCAAATAGAATTTATAGTGTTGCTTTTTTAATTTTTTGCTCATCTTTTTTATTTACAGGTTGTTCTACTAAACAAACTTATGATTATAGTTCATATCGTAAAGATACAGGGGATAAAAGTATAAATAATAGTGAAGCTATGCATAGAGCTACAATGAGACCTTATAATGTTTTTGGTATTAGATATTATCCTTTTGTTGCTAATGTTGGAGATCAATTTGATGGAATTGCATCTTGGTATGGACCTGATTTTCATGCAAAAAAGACTTCAAATGGTGAGATTTATAATATGTATGCTATGACAGCTGCACATAAAACTCTACCTATGAATACAGTTGTAAGAGTTGATAACTTAGATAACGGAAGAAGTACAATAGTTAGAATAAACGATAGAGGACCCTTTGTTGCTGGAAGAATTATTGACCTATCAAATAAAGCAGCTCATGAGATAGATATGGTTAGAAAAGGTACAGCAAGAGTAAAGGTTACTGTTTTAGGTTATAATGGACTAATTGATGATAAAAATGCTCCAAGTGTAAACTCAATTGAACAAAAACCTGAAGTTGAAAAAATAGAAGTAATTGAAGATGATGTAGTAGCTACAAATATTAATACTAATATTGGTATGGTTTCAGCACCTATTACAACTTCAAAAAGTAGTTCAAAAGAGAGCTCAAAATCTTCTTCTGGCGGAAAATTTAGTATTCAAGTAGGAGCATTTAGCTTACAAGCAGGAGCTTTAAAAACAGTAGATGAGTATAAAGCAAAATTCCCATCGAAAAAGATAGAGTATGTTGAAAATGGTGGAATTTATAGAGTTTATATAAGAGGTTTTTCATCTTATGATGATGGACAGAATTTTAAAGCAAAAAATAGTTTAACAAATGCAATTGTAGTTCAATAA
- a CDS encoding lytic transglycosylase domain-containing protein, with the protein MKKILVAITILISSIFANNFEQNMVILEELNLPKEFLNEQSFKLKYKELSTTKKIQYYDNLIKKSSLNAKIVKEELELKNLPKVLFFLPLIESSFKNLVNKNGPSGLWQIMPLTASNLKLKRNEFVDERLDLIKSTDAATNYLRRYYKKFGKWYLSVLAYNAGEGRIIHGVARATLDKYLDEHPTMYHDKVIKIYNLYIADYTKNKKGIDNLYTIYKDLGLKSGHFDYLYLLKHNSKRDYLPKTSVNYINMLVSFSILENSDRFKNLDKKTKYDLEKVNANKGLRLKTIADELSMSYEELKTINKHLLKEMIPTDKNSYNLYIPHTKVELFSNKVANMKELPYVENKPSLEKTKKESNSKELAKNKVIYKVKQGDTLEAIAKKYKVSVKKLKIDNKKNSSKLKIGENIEIIK; encoded by the coding sequence TTGAAAAAAATTTTAGTAGCAATAACCATTTTAATCTCTTCTATTTTTGCAAATAATTTTGAACAAAATATGGTTATATTAGAAGAGTTAAATCTCCCCAAAGAGTTTTTGAATGAACAATCTTTTAAATTAAAATATAAAGAACTATCAACTACAAAGAAAATTCAGTATTACGATAACTTAATAAAAAAATCATCATTAAATGCAAAAATTGTAAAAGAGGAGCTGGAGCTAAAAAATCTTCCAAAGGTACTTTTTTTCTTGCCTTTAATAGAGTCAAGTTTTAAAAATTTAGTTAATAAAAATGGTCCTTCTGGACTTTGGCAAATTATGCCTTTAACTGCTAGTAATCTTAAATTAAAGAGAAATGAGTTTGTTGATGAGAGACTAGATTTAATAAAATCAACAGATGCTGCCACAAATTATTTAAGAAGATATTATAAAAAATTTGGAAAATGGTATTTGTCTGTTTTAGCTTATAATGCAGGTGAGGGAAGAATTATTCATGGAGTTGCAAGAGCTACTTTGGATAAATATTTAGATGAGCATCCAACTATGTATCATGATAAAGTTATAAAAATTTATAATTTATATATTGCGGATTATACAAAAAATAAAAAAGGTATAGACAATTTATATACTATTTACAAAGATTTGGGTTTAAAATCTGGGCATTTTGACTATCTTTATCTTTTAAAGCATAATTCAAAAAGAGATTATTTGCCAAAAACTAGTGTAAATTATATAAATATGTTGGTCTCTTTTTCAATTCTTGAAAATAGTGATAGATTTAAAAACTTAGATAAAAAAACAAAGTATGATTTAGAAAAAGTCAATGCAAACAAAGGCTTAAGATTAAAAACTATTGCAGATGAACTTTCTATGAGCTATGAAGAGTTAAAAACTATAAATAAACATCTTTTAAAAGAGATGATACCAACAGATAAAAATAGTTATAATCTGTATATTCCTCACACAAAAGTTGAGTTATTTAGCAACAAAGTTGCAAATATGAAAGAGTTGCCTTATGTTGAAAATAAACCATCTTTAGAAAAAACAAAAAAAGAGTCAAATAGTAAAGAATTAGCTAAAAATAAAGTTATTTATAAAGTAAAACAAGGCGATACTCTTGAAGCTATTGCAAAAAAATATAAAGTAAGTGTAAAAAAGCTTAAAATTGATAATAAAAAAAATAGTAGTAAGTTGAAAATAGGAGAGAATATTGAGATTATCAAATAG
- a CDS encoding TatD family hydrolase, which produces MKDFYLKGLKIIIDTHCHLDNEAYLSDIDGVITNAKESGVNAFLIPGASFETLKKAVDLSEKYDEVFFAVGIHPYDIDEYDEAVMEKYVNHPKCIAIGECGLDYYRLPDDEIEKQENIKKQKEVFISQINLAKKYKKPLIVHIREASNDSREILEKYASKDLGGVLHCFNASPHLLPLADMNFYFGIGGVVTFKNAKKLIDILPLIPKEKLLIETDAPYLTPHPFRGVRNEPYYTIYVAQKMAEILNMSYEEIQSITTNNAKNLFKEFSNIS; this is translated from the coding sequence ATAAAAGATTTTTATCTTAAAGGTTTAAAAATTATTATAGATACTCATTGCCATCTTGATAATGAAGCTTATTTAAGCGATATAGATGGAGTTATAACAAATGCAAAAGAGTCTGGAGTTAATGCTTTTTTAATTCCAGGTGCAAGTTTTGAAACACTTAAAAAAGCAGTAGATTTAAGTGAAAAATATGATGAAGTTTTTTTTGCTGTTGGAATTCATCCTTATGACATAGATGAGTATGATGAAGCAGTTATGGAAAAATATGTAAATCACCCAAAGTGCATAGCTATAGGTGAGTGTGGATTAGATTATTATAGACTTCCAGATGATGAAATTGAAAAACAAGAGAATATAAAAAAACAAAAAGAGGTTTTTATTTCTCAAATAAATTTAGCAAAAAAGTACAAAAAACCACTTATTGTTCATATTAGAGAGGCTTCAAATGATTCAAGAGAGATTTTGGAAAAATATGCCTCAAAAGATTTAGGTGGAGTTTTACACTGTTTTAATGCAAGTCCTCATCTTCTTCCTTTAGCAGATATGAATTTTTATTTTGGAATAGGTGGAGTTGTTACTTTTAAAAATGCAAAAAAGTTAATAGATATTTTGCCTTTAATTCCTAAAGAGAAACTTTTAATAGAAACAGATGCCCCATATTTAACGCCACACCCTTTTAGAGGAGTAAGAAATGAGCCATATTATACAATATATGTAGCTCAAAAAATGGCGGAGATTTTAAATATGAGTTATGAGGAGATTCAAAGTATTACTACAAATAATGCCAAAAATCTTTTTAAAGAGTTTTCTAATATTTCTTAG